The Puntigrus tetrazona isolate hp1 chromosome 4, ASM1883169v1, whole genome shotgun sequence genome includes a window with the following:
- the LOC122343058 gene encoding gastrula zinc finger protein XlCGF8.2DB-like isoform X1 yields MPFIKKESEDVKVEETSNREDTEERAKTAFFKEECENVKIEDAFRVKQEDEEQIDLMAPKEERDVLNEIEENDQNGNLHDFISGEKSLRSLQSEKTATRKRAQKKGAGNYFTCFQCGKAFNQQGKLNRHMKIHNSSPQSGTSSNRNGNLDVQSPFTCKQCGNTFTYKGSLTKHMRVHTGEKPYTCKQCGKGFSFHGNLKVHMRVHTGEKPFICQWCGKSFSQHVNLESHMRIHTGEKPFGCKQCGKSFSQNGNLIHHLRIHTGERPFTCKQCGKGFSQLGTLNYHKRVHSRKKPLACLNAHRRVHATEKLFTCQLCGNNFTHKGSLNRHMKIHIKEKPCACSRCGKSFGQKRYLDVHMRIHTKEKFLLKRHTHTYTPEF; encoded by the exons ATGCCGTTTATTAAAAAGGAGAGTGAAGACGTGAAGGTCGAAGAAACGTCCAACCGTGAAGATACAGAGGAGCGCGCGAAGACGGCGTTCTTCAAAGAGGAATGCGAAAACGTGAAGATAGAAGATGCATTCAGAGTCAAACAAGAAGATGAGGAGCAAATAG ACCTAATGGCACCTAAAGAGGAGAGGGACGTGTTGAATGAAATTGAGGAGAACGATCAGAACGGGAATCTTCATGATTTCATCAGTGGAGAAAAATCACTTCGTTCCTTACAGTCCGAAAAGACTGCCACGCGAAAAAGAGCCCAAAAGAAAGGTGCTGGGAATTATTTCACTTGCTTTCAGTGTGGAAAGGCTTTCAATCAGCAAGGAAAGCTTAACAGGCACATGAAAATTCACAACAGCTCTCCTCAGTCTGGAACGAGTTCCAATCGAAATGGAAACCTTGACGTCCAAAGCCCTTTTACCTGTAAACAGTGTGGAAACACTTTCACGTACAAAGGAAGCCTTACCAAgcacatgagagttcacactggagaaAAGCCTTACACCTGCAAACAGTGTGGAAAGGGGTTCAGTTTTCACGGAAACCTGAAAGtccacatgagagttcacaccggagagaagcccttcaTCTGCCAGtggtgtggaaagagtttcagtcaGCACGTGAATCTGGAATCTCACATGagaatccacaccggagagaagcctttcgGCTGCAAacagtgcggaaagagtttcagtCAAAATGGAAACCTCATTCACCATCTGagaatccacaccggagagagaccTTTCACCTGCAAACAGTGCGGAAAAGGTTTCAGTCAACTCGGAACCCTCAATTACCATAAGAGAGTCCACTCTAGAAAGAAACCCCTCGCCTGTCTCAATGCCCACAGGCGAGTACACGCTACGGAGAAACTTTTTACCTGCCAACTGTGTGGAAACAATTTTACTCATAAAGGAAGTCTCAACAGGCACATGAAAATCCACATTAAGGAGAAGCCTTGCGCGTGCTCTcggtgtggaaagagtttcggTCAAAAACGATACCTTGACGttcacatgagaattcacactaAAGAGAAGTTTCTGCTGAAAAG acacacccacacatacacacctgaGTTCTGA
- the LOC122343058 gene encoding gastrula zinc finger protein XlCGF8.2DB-like isoform X2: protein MPFIKKESEDVKVEETSNREDTEERAKTAFFKEECENVKIEDAFRVKQEDEEQIDLMAPKEERDVLNEIEENDQNGNLHDFISGEKSLRSLQSEKTATRKRAQKKGAGNYFTCFQCGKAFNQQGKLNRHMKIHNSSPQSGTSSNRNGNLDVQSPFTCKQCGNTFTYKGSLTKHMRVHTGEKPYTCKQCGKGFSFHGNLKVHMRVHTGEKPFICQWCGKSFSQHVNLESHMRIHTGEKPFGCKQCGKSFSQNGNLIHHLRIHTGERPFTCKQCGKGFSQLGTLNYHKRVHSRKKPLACLNAHRRVHATEKLFTCQLCGNNFTHKGSLNRHMKIHIKEKPCACSRCGKSFGQKRYLDVHMRIHTKEKFLLKR, encoded by the exons ATGCCGTTTATTAAAAAGGAGAGTGAAGACGTGAAGGTCGAAGAAACGTCCAACCGTGAAGATACAGAGGAGCGCGCGAAGACGGCGTTCTTCAAAGAGGAATGCGAAAACGTGAAGATAGAAGATGCATTCAGAGTCAAACAAGAAGATGAGGAGCAAATAG ACCTAATGGCACCTAAAGAGGAGAGGGACGTGTTGAATGAAATTGAGGAGAACGATCAGAACGGGAATCTTCATGATTTCATCAGTGGAGAAAAATCACTTCGTTCCTTACAGTCCGAAAAGACTGCCACGCGAAAAAGAGCCCAAAAGAAAGGTGCTGGGAATTATTTCACTTGCTTTCAGTGTGGAAAGGCTTTCAATCAGCAAGGAAAGCTTAACAGGCACATGAAAATTCACAACAGCTCTCCTCAGTCTGGAACGAGTTCCAATCGAAATGGAAACCTTGACGTCCAAAGCCCTTTTACCTGTAAACAGTGTGGAAACACTTTCACGTACAAAGGAAGCCTTACCAAgcacatgagagttcacactggagaaAAGCCTTACACCTGCAAACAGTGTGGAAAGGGGTTCAGTTTTCACGGAAACCTGAAAGtccacatgagagttcacaccggagagaagcccttcaTCTGCCAGtggtgtggaaagagtttcagtcaGCACGTGAATCTGGAATCTCACATGagaatccacaccggagagaagcctttcgGCTGCAAacagtgcggaaagagtttcagtCAAAATGGAAACCTCATTCACCATCTGagaatccacaccggagagagaccTTTCACCTGCAAACAGTGCGGAAAAGGTTTCAGTCAACTCGGAACCCTCAATTACCATAAGAGAGTCCACTCTAGAAAGAAACCCCTCGCCTGTCTCAATGCCCACAGGCGAGTACACGCTACGGAGAAACTTTTTACCTGCCAACTGTGTGGAAACAATTTTACTCATAAAGGAAGTCTCAACAGGCACATGAAAATCCACATTAAGGAGAAGCCTTGCGCGTGCTCTcggtgtggaaagagtttcggTCAAAAACGATACCTTGACGttcacatgagaattcacactaAAGAGAAGTTTCTGCTGAAAAGGTAA